A single region of the Epinephelus moara isolate mb chromosome 12, YSFRI_EMoa_1.0, whole genome shotgun sequence genome encodes:
- the LOC126398585 gene encoding NF-kappa-B inhibitor alpha-like produces MDVHRVSNHNVMDYNFDNMEPKHGKMLPCQEDRFDSGLDSLKEDELVSEIEEMTLNISEELTQEYEPWRSAVTEDGDTLLHLAIIHEATDHAFQMIKLSHNHPFLNIQNHQRQTALHLAVITEQPQLVERLLKAGCDPRLADDSGNTALHIACKRGSLACFGVITQNSQQHITPMVSFPNYSGHNCLHLASINGYISLVESLVRLGADINAQEQCSGRTSLHLAVDLQNPTLVRRLLELGADVNCLNYGGFTPYHLTYGRQNEEIRCQLYEKTAQELRELPDSESDESDMEDLDSSGDELYDDIKFGK; encoded by the exons ATGGACGTGCACAGAGTGTCTAACCACAACGTAATGGATTATAACTTCGACAACATGGAGCCCAAACACGGGAAAATGTTGCCGTGCCAGGAGGACCGTTTTGACAGCGGCCTGGATTCTCTGAAGGAGGACGAGCTGGTGAGCGAGATCGAGGAAATGACTTTGAACATAAGCGAGGAGCTCACACAGGAATACGAGCCCTGGAGATCTGCAGTGACTGAAGACGGTGACAC GCTTCTCCACTTGGCCATCATTCATGAAGCCACTGATCATGCCTTCCAGATGATCAAACTGTCTCACAATCACCCCTTCCTCAACATACAGAACCACCAGAGACAG ACCGCCCTCCACCTCGCAGTGATCACAGAGCAGCCCCAGTTAGTAGAGAGACTCCTGAAGGCCGGCTGTGACCCACGTCTTGCTGACGACAGCGGCAACACAGCTCTCCACATCGCCTGCAAAAGGGGCTCCCTCGCCTGCTTTGGCGTCATCACGCAGAACAGCCAGCAGCACATCACCCCCATGGTGTCCTTCCCCAACTACAGCG GACACAACTGTCTCCACTTGGCGTCCATTAACGGCTACATCTCATTGGTTGAAAGCCTTGTTCGCCTCGGTGCTGACATCAATGCACAG GAGCAGTGCAGCGGTCGGACGTCACTCCATCTGGCCGTAGACCTCCAGAACCCTACGCTGGTGCGTCGCCTCTTAGAACTTGGCGCCGACGTCAACTGCTTGAACTACGGCGGCTTCACGCCGTACCACCTCACCTACGGGCGCCAGAACGAAGAGATCCGCTGCCAGCTGTACGAGAAGACGGCGCAGGAGCTGCGGGAGCTGCCCGACAGCGAATCAGACGAGAGCGACATGGAGGATCTGGACTCATCGGGAGACGAA CTGTACGACGACATAAAGTTCGGAAAGTAA